The Leptospira johnsonii genome window below encodes:
- a CDS encoding LIC_11490 family protein, producing the protein MMLYIALALILVGILCFIYVSFQPNSKKEFSGGQYSKGNLPPAREKKISQGSLASLKKQGRPESYSQMDSAFAEERKIRPLSERQRMEAREAESEVSDQEEFGTEIWDETKRGEVLEMVTEPERTQPRIPKEEEWSMEGVLFLDLSGRLPYEALQEKIRPETLKGFRRMGKGSIREVPGGFTFHARNSEFSYKLNEVEKIVFYDQGFALLPLKREYPTPIFLTKDGEKFKSYLEYTSNA; encoded by the coding sequence ATGATGCTCTATATTGCCTTAGCACTTATTTTAGTCGGGATCCTCTGCTTTATTTATGTTTCCTTCCAGCCAAATTCTAAAAAAGAGTTTAGCGGCGGCCAATATTCAAAAGGAAACCTGCCTCCAGCAAGAGAGAAAAAAATTTCTCAAGGATCTTTAGCCTCCCTAAAAAAACAGGGACGTCCGGAATCCTATTCTCAAATGGATTCTGCATTTGCAGAAGAAAGAAAGATCCGTCCTCTTTCCGAAAGGCAAAGAATGGAAGCGAGGGAGGCTGAGTCGGAGGTTTCTGACCAAGAAGAATTCGGAACCGAGATCTGGGACGAAACAAAAAGGGGAGAAGTTTTGGAAATGGTAACGGAACCGGAAAGAACCCAACCTAGAATCCCTAAAGAAGAAGAATGGTCCATGGAAGGAGTATTGTTCCTAGATCTTTCCGGAAGATTACCTTACGAGGCGTTACAAGAGAAGATTCGTCCTGAAACTCTAAAAGGTTTTAGAAGAATGGGAAAAGGTAGCATCAGAGAGGTCCCCGGCGGATTTACATTCCATGCCAGAAACTCTGAATTTAGTTATAAACTGAATGAAGTGGAGAAGATCGTTTTTTACGACCAAGGTTTCGCATTACTTCCCTTAAAAAGAGAATACCCGACCCCGATCTTTCTGACCAAGGACGGGGAAAAATTCAAATCTTATTTGGAATATACTTCTAACGCTTAA